TTGGAAAAAGCGTTGCAAGGGCTTTGAAAAGGCCTTTTTATCGATTTTCTGTAGGTGGTATGCGTGATGAGGCAGAAATCAAAGGACATCGCCGTACCTATATTGGGTCTATGCCAGGAAAACTTGTTCAAGCGCTTAAGTCTACTCAAGCGATGAATCCTGTCATTATGTTAGACGAGGTTGATAAGATGAGCTCCAGTTATCATGGAGATCCAGCTTCTGCTTTATTAGAGGTTTTAGACCCAGAACAGAATAAAGATTTTCTGGATCACTATCTGGATGTTCGTTGCGATTTATCCCATATTTTATTCATTGTCACAGCAAATATCCTAGACACCATTCCAGAGCCTTTGAAAGATCGCATGGATATCCTGCGTTTATCAGGTTATATCTCAGAAGAAAAGATACAAATTGCTCAAAAATATTTAATTCCCCGTAATCGCAAAAACATGGGATTAAAAACAACGGATATTAATTTTACTAAAGATGGAGTTTCTCAAATCATCAATGGGTATGCCCGAGAAGCAGGTGTTCGCAGCTTAGAAAATTATATCAAGAAAATTATGCGTAAAGTGGCTGTTTCTGTTGTTAATGCACAAGAAAAAGAGACAGAGTGTAAAAAGATTTCGATTTCCGAGAGTAATGTGAAAGATTTTCTAGGGAAGCCCATTTTTACCACAGATCGTTATTATGAAAGAACGCCTGTGGGTGTGTGTATGGGACTTGCTTGGACCTCTTTAGGAGGTGCTACTTTGTATGTGGAAGCAACTAAAGTACACGCGGAAAAGATGGAAATGAAATTAACAGGACAAGTGGGAGATGTGATGAAAGAATCCTCTCAAATTGCTTGGACTTTCTTACATAGCCAGGTGAATCGGTATGTTCCAGGAGGTAGCTTTTTTGAAAAGTCTCAGGTGCATCTACACATCCCTGAAGGAGCTACTCCAAAAGATGGACCTTCAGCGGGAATTACCATGGTAACGTCTTTGCTTTCCCTTTTAAAAGATCAACCTGTTATAGAAGATTTAGGGATGACAGGAGAATTAACGCTTACCGGTAAGATTTTACCCATTGGCGGGGTTAAGGAAAAATTGATCGCTGCAAAACGCTCCGGAGCTAAAGTATTAATTTTCCCATCGGAAAATCAACGTGATTACGATGAGCTTCCCACTTATGTCAAAAAAGGGATTCAGATGCATTTCGTATCGCACTATGATGAGGTATTTGATGTCGCATTTAGCAAGTAGTTCTTGCTTTGAAGAGAGCATTTGTAAAAAAGTGATCGAACCTAAAAATCTTCAAGAGACAATCAAGTATTTGCGTGAAGAAAAAAAAACAATAGCAACGCTCAATGGCTCTTTTGATCTTTTACATGAGGGACATTTAGAGATTATTTTTCAAGCTTCTTTGCAAGCTGATATATTGATTGTAGCTTTAAATACAGATGTATCTATTCAACGGTATAAGGATATAAAACGTCCAATTATTCCTTTAAAGCAGAGAGTTTTATTAATCGCTGCCTTGGAAATGGTTGATTATGTCACCTATTTTAATGAGATAGACCCTATACGGATTTTATCAGAAATTCGACCAGATGTACATGTCAATGGTTCTGAATATGGAAAAAATTGCATAGAAAAAGAAACCGTCATTAGGCAAAAAGGGAGAATACACATTGTAGAAAAAATTCCGGGATTATCTACTTCTTACATCATTAACAAGATTAAAAAAATATGCGATTAATAGGCCTTTTTGACACAGAGCAAAAAGCACTTAGCTTTCATTCTTTTTTATTGCAAAAAGGAATACAAAGCTCTTATGAACCAGATAATCCTTCTGCGGAAAAACCTTTTTATCGTATATGGATCCAAAGAGAAGAAGATTTTAAAGAAGCTTCAGAATTATTTTTGCAGTTTAATCAAAATCCCAATGACTCTTTATTTCAAATACAAGAAGAACCTAAAAAAGAAGAATTAATAGAGCCCTCTGTAGTTCAGATACAAACTTCTCGAAAATGGAGAGGGATTACTCCTCTTCTAATTTTTATCTGCTGTTTTTTATTTTTATGGAACTCTTTTCAAGAAAGCCAAATTATGAAAAATAAAGGAGCACTAGCCCTTCAGGTCTCTTTAACACCATTGATGCAAAAATTGCTGTTTGATTATCCAAAAGCCTTTAAGGAGTTAAACCAATTTGTTCAAGAGCATCCTATGAAAACCTTTCAAGGTGTAGATGAATTACCTTTAGAAACTCAATTAGAATTAAAAAAAATAGAAGCCATCCCTTCTTGGAAAGGGGTATTGCAGCTTTTCCCCACTATACAAAAAGAAGGCCTACAAGCGATAAGCAAAGTTCCGATGTTTGAAAAAATCAGACAGGGACAAGTTTGGCGTCTGATTACGCCTATTTTTCTGCATCGTGATTTTTTGCATATCCTTTTTAATATGGCTTGGCTTTTTCTATTTGGTAAGCAACTGGATTTGAAAATAGGTAAGAAAAAAATGCTTGTGTTAGTGCTTCTGATTGCCATAGCTAGCAATGTGGCACAATATATCATGAGCGGTCCTTATTTTATTGGAATTTCAGGCGTAGTAGTAGGAATGGGTGGATTTATTTGGGTGCGCCAAAAAAAAGCTCCCTGGGAAGGGTATTCTGTCCAAAAGAGCGCTCTTTTATTGTTATTTTTCTTTGTTGCCGCAATGGTCGTATTGGATGGAGTTATCTGGGGGATTAGGCTGTTTTATCATCTAGCGCCTACTTTGCAGATTGCTAATACCGCACACGTTGTAGGAGGTCTTACCGGAGCTTTTTTAGGATGTCTTTCTTGGTTTAAAAAAGGACTTGCATGAGTCAGCGTTGTTTAGTTATTTTAGGCTGCTCTAGTCAGCAACATACACGCACCCGCAATCACGGCGCTTATCTTTTACTTTGGAAAACCGAAGGCTTTTTATTTGACCCAGGAGAAGGAACGCAGAGACAATTTATCTTTGCAAATGTGGCTCCCACTTCTGTAACACGTATATTTATTAGTCATTTCCATGGGGATCACTGTTTAGGGTTGGGCTCTATGTTAATGCGCTTAAACCTGGATAAGGTTACACATCCAGTTCATTGCTATTATCCAGCTAGCGGCCAAACCTATTTTGAAAGATTGCGCTATGGGTCGATCTATCACCAACAAATTGAGATCGTCGAACATCCTGTTTTTGAGGAAGGAGTTGTTCATGAGGATGAGCAATTTTTGATTCAAGCGCGCTTTTTAGAACATGGAGTTGATAACTTAGCTTGGCGTGTTATAGAAAAAGACCAAATTAAATTTGATCAAAAAAAACTACAACAAGCTGGAATTTTTGGTCCTAATGTGCGTCTTTTAAAGGAGAAAAAAGAACTCATCATTCAAGGAAAAAAGATCAAATTAGAGGATGTAAGCTGGGTTCGCAAAGGAGATGTGGTCTCTATTGCCATCGATACTCTGGTTTGTCCTGCTCTTGTTGAAGTGGCAGATCACGCCAAACTCTTTCTCTGTGAAAGTACCTATTTAGAAGCTCATAGACATTTAGCTGGAAAGCATCACCATTTAACCTCTAAACAAGCAGCTAAAGCTGCCCTAGAAGCTCACGTAGACACATTGGTATTGACACATTTTTCTGCTCGTTATCAAGACTTAAATGAGTTTTTACAAGAAGCCTCTGTTATTTTTCCTAGAACAATTGTTGCAGAGGATTTAAAAGTCATTCCTTTTTAATTCTCAAGATCTTCCATAATAACGGTAAGCTCTCGAATAAGCATGTCCAAGCGATTTGGATGTTTTGTAAAATTATGTAAAACCAAACTTAAGTCAGAATCTTCTTCTATTTTAAAGTTAGTAGCTACTTTTAATAAGCTAGTCTCAGAAGCACTATTTGGACTGTATAAGGACTGATATAAGACATTATGCATAATATAGGCTGCATCTTTTAAATCTTCAGACGACGTCCTAGAGCTTTCTTCTATTTTTTCAACAAGGGAATTTACTTGTCTTATTCCATAGGCAAATTCTTCTAAAAATTGAGGATCTTTTGCTTTAACAGCATTTAGAGATTGTAATTTGGTTTTAAATTGCCCAATACTATCGTAAAGCTCTTTTTGTATTTTTTTAATCGGATCTTGAAAGGGCAAGGGAGAAGAAGGAAAGGAACCAGTGATTCTAATCATTTTAATTCTCTTCTTTTTTTTCTTTAAGCCTGCGCATAGGCTTTCTCTTTGTTTTTTTCTCCTCTACAGAGTTTGTTTGTGATAGGGGGTAGCTTCAAAACATAACTCCTTGTTTATTTTTAGTGTATCGCGTTTGTTTGGTTTTTTTGTCAAAAAAAATATTTAATAAAAGGTTTTTATAGAATAGATCTAATTTTTAAAAAATTTTTTATAAAAATTATAATCAAATAGGATAATCA
This is a stretch of genomic DNA from Candidatus Rhabdochlamydia oedothoracis. It encodes these proteins:
- the lon gene encoding endopeptidase La, with the protein product MEEALVKAMQKSVKNEKTRSKNAESFPHEVFIVPLSRRPFFPGMAAPIVVEPGAFYEILKLVAKSEHKCMGLFLTRNENANIYKVGFDDLYQVGVLARVLRIIPMEQGGAQVVLNMEKRISIRKPFKTLKYLKAQLTYHHDEVKQLSKELKAYSISIITTIKELLKLNPLFKEELQIFLGHSDFTEPGKLADFAVALTTASREELQEVLETFDLQGRIDKALLLLKKEIDLSKLQNSINQKIEANISEAQRDFFLRQQLKTIKKELGLEKDDKTCDVEKFEGRLKKRVVPSDVMQVIEDEMEKLVVLEVQSAEYAVCRNYLDWLTIIPWGIYNEEKLDLKVAKKILEKDHYGLNDIKERILEFIAVGKLSGGVKGSIICLVGPPGVGKTSIGKSVARALKRPFYRFSVGGMRDEAEIKGHRRTYIGSMPGKLVQALKSTQAMNPVIMLDEVDKMSSSYHGDPASALLEVLDPEQNKDFLDHYLDVRCDLSHILFIVTANILDTIPEPLKDRMDILRLSGYISEEKIQIAQKYLIPRNRKNMGLKTTDINFTKDGVSQIINGYAREAGVRSLENYIKKIMRKVAVSVVNAQEKETECKKISISESNVKDFLGKPIFTTDRYYERTPVGVCMGLAWTSLGGATLYVEATKVHAEKMEMKLTGQVGDVMKESSQIAWTFLHSQVNRYVPGGSFFEKSQVHLHIPEGATPKDGPSAGITMVTSLLSLLKDQPVIEDLGMTGELTLTGKILPIGGVKEKLIAAKRSGAKVLIFPSENQRDYDELPTYVKKGIQMHFVSHYDEVFDVAFSK
- a CDS encoding adenylyltransferase/cytidyltransferase family protein, which encodes MSHLASSSCFEESICKKVIEPKNLQETIKYLREEKKTIATLNGSFDLLHEGHLEIIFQASLQADILIVALNTDVSIQRYKDIKRPIIPLKQRVLLIAALEMVDYVTYFNEIDPIRILSEIRPDVHVNGSEYGKNCIEKETVIRQKGRIHIVEKIPGLSTSYIINKIKKICD
- a CDS encoding rhomboid family intramembrane serine protease, with the protein product MRLIGLFDTEQKALSFHSFLLQKGIQSSYEPDNPSAEKPFYRIWIQREEDFKEASELFLQFNQNPNDSLFQIQEEPKKEELIEPSVVQIQTSRKWRGITPLLIFICCFLFLWNSFQESQIMKNKGALALQVSLTPLMQKLLFDYPKAFKELNQFVQEHPMKTFQGVDELPLETQLELKKIEAIPSWKGVLQLFPTIQKEGLQAISKVPMFEKIRQGQVWRLITPIFLHRDFLHILFNMAWLFLFGKQLDLKIGKKKMLVLVLLIAIASNVAQYIMSGPYFIGISGVVVGMGGFIWVRQKKAPWEGYSVQKSALLLLFFFVAAMVVLDGVIWGIRLFYHLAPTLQIANTAHVVGGLTGAFLGCLSWFKKGLA
- a CDS encoding ribonuclease Z; translation: MSQRCLVILGCSSQQHTRTRNHGAYLLLWKTEGFLFDPGEGTQRQFIFANVAPTSVTRIFISHFHGDHCLGLGSMLMRLNLDKVTHPVHCYYPASGQTYFERLRYGSIYHQQIEIVEHPVFEEGVVHEDEQFLIQARFLEHGVDNLAWRVIEKDQIKFDQKKLQQAGIFGPNVRLLKEKKELIIQGKKIKLEDVSWVRKGDVVSIAIDTLVCPALVEVADHAKLFLCESTYLEAHRHLAGKHHHLTSKQAAKAALEAHVDTLVLTHFSARYQDLNEFLQEASVIFPRTIVAEDLKVIPF